The Vallitalea longa genome includes a region encoding these proteins:
- a CDS encoding ATP-dependent DNA helicase gives MDSNKLSISVRELIEFVLRSGDIKSVFLTSARAVDGIKAHQKIQKKFSKEYEKYESEITVKDKVYIDDIELEINGRIDGIIFDDIIIIDEIKSVNKPIESIETYNKLHLAQVKMYAYIYGKQNDLNELKVQLTYVELKSYAIKQFQLEFQLKELEEFYLEVINSYIDFAKKIIEYNKLRDISIENTDFPFGSFRKGQRKFMNSVYKVIMEDEKLFARAPTGIGKTMGTIFPAIKSLDKKKSKIFYLTAKTIGRDVAEKAINLLEDKGLKLKRVLITAKDKICLNETKKCDSKYCKYAKGHFDRINEAISELLTATDNYDRETIIKYAKKYQVCPYELTLDLTLFSDCIICDYNYAFDPSAVLKRFFTEGNGRYIFLIDEAHNLVDRAREMYSANMLKKPILSLRRKIKDIDKNLYRYLGRLNSFMIEKRHECEASGDFIVDEYYSEEFVDILRGILHRTEKIFPNLVEWEHMDELLDFYFDSYDFVKKAELYDDRYITYYEKIQDDVKMKLFCLDPSGNLRDYMNNSKSSVLFSATLTPMDYFVKILGGNENNYGLTLQSPFEQKNLCLLINNNISTKYKNRDKTYINVVETIYNTIKGKKGNYIVFFPSYKYMNDVYDIYVDIIEDEDIKVIKQERGLSETEKEDFLEEFHNDRENSFAAFAVLGGMFGEGIDLTGEKLSGAVIVGVGLPSICNERNLIKEYFDKKSHNGFEYAYMYPGMNKVMQAAGRVIRTSRDVGVVVLIDERFGGNYYKRIFPYEWNHAKYLTNDLLKNRVDDFWRNQSK, from the coding sequence ATGGATTCTAATAAATTAAGTATTTCCGTAAGAGAGCTAATAGAATTTGTTTTACGGTCTGGTGACATAAAATCGGTTTTCCTAACATCAGCAAGAGCAGTTGATGGTATAAAAGCACACCAGAAGATACAAAAAAAATTCAGTAAAGAATATGAGAAGTATGAGTCAGAAATAACTGTGAAAGATAAAGTCTACATTGATGATATAGAACTTGAGATCAATGGACGTATCGATGGTATTATATTTGATGACATAATAATTATTGATGAAATAAAATCGGTAAATAAACCTATAGAAAGTATAGAAACCTATAATAAACTCCATTTGGCACAAGTGAAAATGTATGCATATATATATGGAAAACAAAATGATTTAAACGAATTGAAAGTTCAATTAACTTATGTTGAGCTTAAAAGTTATGCCATAAAACAATTTCAATTAGAATTCCAATTAAAAGAATTAGAAGAATTTTACCTGGAAGTAATAAATTCATATATAGATTTCGCAAAGAAAATTATTGAATATAACAAATTGAGAGATATAAGTATAGAAAACACTGATTTCCCTTTTGGATCATTTAGAAAAGGTCAGAGGAAATTCATGAATAGTGTTTATAAGGTCATAATGGAAGATGAAAAACTATTTGCAAGAGCGCCTACTGGAATAGGAAAAACAATGGGGACTATCTTTCCTGCAATAAAATCTTTGGATAAGAAAAAATCCAAGATATTTTATCTTACAGCTAAGACCATCGGAAGAGATGTAGCAGAAAAAGCAATCAACCTATTAGAGGATAAAGGTCTGAAATTAAAACGTGTTCTTATAACTGCAAAAGATAAAATATGTTTGAATGAAACCAAAAAATGTGATAGCAAATATTGCAAGTATGCAAAAGGACATTTTGACAGGATAAATGAAGCTATCAGCGAACTATTAACAGCTACTGACAATTATGACAGGGAAACAATCATTAAGTATGCAAAAAAATATCAGGTATGCCCTTATGAACTTACATTGGATTTAACACTTTTCAGTGATTGTATAATATGCGACTACAATTATGCTTTTGATCCTAGTGCAGTCCTTAAGAGGTTCTTTACTGAAGGTAACGGAAGATATATATTTTTAATAGATGAAGCACATAATCTAGTTGATAGAGCAAGAGAAATGTACTCTGCCAACATGTTGAAAAAGCCTATTCTAAGCCTTAGAAGAAAAATAAAGGATATAGATAAAAACCTGTATAGATATTTAGGTAGACTTAACAGTTTTATGATTGAGAAGAGACATGAATGTGAGGCTTCAGGAGATTTTATAGTTGATGAATATTATTCTGAAGAATTTGTTGATATACTTAGAGGTATCCTGCATAGGACAGAAAAAATATTTCCCAATCTAGTGGAATGGGAACATATGGATGAATTATTGGATTTCTATTTTGATAGTTATGATTTTGTAAAAAAAGCTGAGCTTTATGATGATAGATATATAACCTATTATGAAAAAATTCAAGATGATGTTAAAATGAAACTTTTTTGCTTGGATCCTTCAGGTAATTTGAGAGATTACATGAATAATTCCAAATCATCTGTGCTTTTTTCTGCTACCTTGACCCCAATGGACTATTTTGTAAAAATACTTGGTGGCAATGAAAACAATTACGGCTTGACATTACAGTCACCATTTGAACAAAAAAATCTATGCTTATTAATAAATAATAACATATCTACAAAATATAAGAACAGGGACAAGACCTACATTAATGTTGTGGAGACTATATATAACACTATAAAAGGGAAAAAAGGCAACTATATAGTGTTTTTCCCATCATATAAGTATATGAATGATGTCTATGATATCTATGTGGATATAATAGAAGATGAAGACATAAAAGTTATAAAACAAGAAAGGGGACTTAGTGAAACAGAAAAAGAAGATTTTTTAGAAGAATTTCATAATGACAGAGAAAATTCATTTGCTGCTTTTGCTGTACTAGGCGGAATGTTTGGGGAAGGTATAGATCTAACAGGTGAGAAGCTTAGCGGTGCAGTTATTGTAGGGGTTGGGTTACCTTCAATATGCAATGAAAGGAATCTCATAAAAGAGTATTTTGATAAAAAATCGCATAATGGTTTTGAATATGCTTACATGTATCCTGGAATGAATAAAGTAATGCAAGCAGCAGGAAGGGTAATTAGAACTAGTAGAGATGTGGGTGTCGTGGTTCTAATTGATGAGAGATTCGGTGGTAATTATTATAAAAGAATTTTTCCATACGAATGGAATCATGCCAAGTATCTGACTAATGATTTATTAAAAAATAGAGTTGATGATTTTTGGCGAAATCAAAGTAAATAA
- the tilS gene encoding tRNA lysidine(34) synthetase TilS: MVDKVLGTISKFNMIDKDDNIIIGVSGGADSICLLHLLNDFKNKLNIDLNVVHVQHGIRGKDADDDAQFVKDFCDERGIKCHVYYFNVKKLAKENKLSEEEMGRKVRYQVFSEAVSEFGGTKVALAHHINDNAETIIINMLRGTGIKGIGGIRPVRDNIIRPLIECTRKEIENYCITNNIIYRDDYTNEMEIYTRNKIRHTVIPYIENNFNQNFITNLVNTANLVRSEDDYIDKIVLKEKQQTVKKLNNEFIIDLDKFLQLDIVIKRRLVRHIIGEMSSLKDIEFKHIEEIIKLGGKQVSKRINLPKGLTAKRTYDSIIITKLGKNKIDEFEYIIGDLSKIYIKELNKHLDFRIIENKNYNIPKNLYTKWFDYDKIKDNLKVRSRQSGDVIAIKGINGAKKLKKYFIDCKIPLEKRNEIPLLADGHDIIWIIGYRINEEYKISASTKKILEVRYY; encoded by the coding sequence ATGGTAGATAAGGTATTAGGCACTATATCTAAGTTTAATATGATAGATAAAGACGATAATATTATTATTGGTGTATCTGGTGGAGCTGATTCCATATGTCTATTACATTTACTGAATGATTTTAAGAATAAGTTGAATATAGATTTGAATGTTGTTCACGTTCAACATGGTATAAGAGGGAAAGATGCAGATGATGATGCCCAATTCGTCAAAGATTTTTGTGATGAAAGAGGCATTAAATGTCATGTGTATTATTTTAATGTTAAAAAGTTAGCTAAAGAAAATAAACTATCAGAAGAAGAAATGGGTAGAAAAGTAAGATATCAAGTCTTTAGTGAAGCAGTATCAGAATTTGGAGGCACTAAGGTAGCACTTGCGCACCATATCAATGATAATGCGGAAACTATAATTATAAATATGCTAAGAGGAACTGGTATCAAAGGCATTGGTGGAATTAGACCAGTTAGAGATAATATTATTAGGCCGTTGATAGAATGTACTAGAAAAGAAATAGAAAATTATTGTATTACTAATAATATTATATACAGAGATGATTATACTAATGAAATGGAGATCTATACGAGAAATAAGATTCGTCATACAGTAATTCCTTACATTGAAAATAATTTTAATCAAAACTTCATTACTAATTTGGTTAATACTGCTAATCTAGTAAGAAGTGAAGATGATTATATAGATAAGATTGTTTTGAAAGAGAAACAACAAACAGTAAAAAAATTAAATAATGAGTTTATTATTGACTTAGATAAATTTCTACAGTTGGATATTGTTATAAAAAGACGATTAGTCAGACACATAATTGGTGAAATGAGTTCATTAAAAGATATTGAATTTAAACATATCGAAGAAATAATTAAGTTAGGAGGTAAACAGGTCAGCAAAAGAATAAATTTACCAAAAGGATTAACAGCAAAAAGAACTTATGACAGTATCATAATAACCAAATTGGGAAAAAATAAAATAGATGAGTTTGAATATATTATAGGAGATTTATCAAAAATCTATATAAAAGAATTAAATAAACATTTAGATTTTCGAATTATTGAAAACAAAAATTATAATATTCCTAAAAATTTATATACGAAATGGTTTGATTATGATAAAATAAAAGATAATTTGAAGGTTAGAAGTAGGCAGAGTGGAGATGTAATCGCTATAAAAGGGATTAATGGAGCTAAAAAATTAAAAAAATATTTCATAGATTGTAAAATCCCATTAGAAAAACGAAATGAAATCCCTCTATTAGCTGATGGACATGATATTATTTGGATCATCGGTTATAGAATAAACGAAGAATATAAAATTTCTGCTTCAACCAAAAAAATATTAGAAGTAAGATACTATTAG
- the ftsH gene encoding ATP-dependent zinc metalloprotease FtsH, protein MKKNIKGFSFYALLLLVLLIAVVVSNNKWDNMKGDYGYQDFMKQIDDVVRIEIKQNAEIPTGIVTVYFENAEYKSFPITNTSRFEEKIDEYGIEYIVKDIVRPSWFIQILPSLIILIPVIFLLIFIMNQAQGGGGGNRVMSFGKSKAKMVVDENKKVTFKNVAGLEEEKEELEEVVEFLKSPRKFVELGARIPKGVLLVGPPGTGKTLLAKAVAGEAGVPFFSISGSDFVEMFVGVGASRVRDLFDQAKKNAPCIVFIDEIDAVGRKRGAGLGGGHDEREQTLNQLLVEMDGFGVNEGVIVIAATNRADILDPALLRPGRFDRKVVVGRPDVKGREEILKVHAKGKPLSDNVNLNVIAKTTVGFTGADLENLLNEASIYAARASKKVIEQEDIQKAFIKIGVGTEKKSKILTEREKKITAYHEAGHAILFHVLPLVSPVHSISIIPTGYAGGYTMPLPETDDTYQSKKEMEQDIIVSLGGRAAEQIIFDDITTGAYSDLQKVTQTARNMVVKFGMSDVIGPIQFGNDSDEVFIGRDWGHTRNYGENIAGLIDSEIKKIVDNAYNEAIRLLNENLEVMHKTVNLLFEKEKISGEEFAGLFDKEYKKTDKRDIDKVVVGPVEKPLLDNTNNENNENENNE, encoded by the coding sequence ATGAAAAAAAATATAAAAGGATTTAGTTTTTATGCGCTTTTACTTTTAGTATTACTTATCGCAGTTGTCGTATCAAACAACAAATGGGATAATATGAAAGGTGACTACGGATATCAAGATTTTATGAAACAGATTGATGATGTTGTCAGAATCGAAATTAAGCAGAATGCGGAAATACCTACTGGTATAGTTACAGTTTATTTTGAAAATGCTGAGTATAAAAGTTTTCCAATTACTAATACTTCCAGATTCGAGGAAAAAATAGATGAATACGGAATAGAATATATTGTCAAAGATATTGTAAGGCCAAGCTGGTTTATACAAATACTTCCATCACTTATAATTCTTATTCCAGTGATTTTTTTACTGATCTTCATTATGAATCAAGCACAAGGCGGCGGTGGTGGAAACCGTGTCATGTCTTTTGGTAAAAGTAAAGCTAAAATGGTAGTGGACGAAAATAAAAAGGTTACATTCAAAAATGTTGCTGGACTTGAAGAAGAAAAAGAAGAATTGGAAGAGGTAGTAGAATTTCTCAAGAGTCCGCGTAAGTTCGTAGAACTTGGTGCTAGAATACCAAAAGGAGTTCTATTGGTAGGACCTCCGGGAACAGGTAAAACATTACTTGCAAAAGCTGTTGCAGGTGAGGCTGGAGTACCATTCTTCAGTATTTCAGGTTCTGATTTCGTAGAAATGTTTGTTGGTGTAGGTGCTTCTAGGGTAAGAGATTTATTCGATCAAGCAAAAAAGAATGCACCATGTATAGTTTTTATTGATGAAATTGATGCTGTCGGTAGAAAAAGAGGTGCAGGACTTGGCGGAGGCCATGATGAAAGAGAGCAGACTCTTAACCAATTACTTGTTGAAATGGATGGATTTGGAGTTAATGAAGGAGTTATCGTTATAGCTGCAACTAATAGAGCAGATATATTAGACCCTGCATTATTACGTCCAGGTAGATTTGACAGAAAAGTTGTGGTTGGACGACCTGATGTCAAAGGCCGTGAAGAAATATTGAAAGTACATGCAAAGGGAAAACCTTTATCTGATAATGTTAACCTTAATGTTATTGCTAAAACTACAGTAGGATTTACTGGTGCTGATCTTGAAAACTTATTGAATGAAGCATCAATATATGCTGCAAGAGCAAGCAAAAAGGTTATTGAACAAGAAGATATACAAAAGGCATTTATTAAAATTGGTGTAGGTACAGAGAAGAAGAGCAAGATACTGACGGAAAGAGAAAAGAAAATTACAGCATATCACGAGGCTGGTCATGCTATATTATTCCATGTATTACCTCTTGTAAGCCCTGTTCACAGTATTTCAATAATACCTACAGGTTATGCTGGTGGATATACTATGCCATTACCTGAGACAGATGATACTTATCAAAGTAAAAAAGAAATGGAACAAGACATAATTGTTTCTTTAGGTGGTAGAGCTGCTGAACAAATAATATTTGATGATATTACTACTGGTGCCTATAGTGATTTACAGAAAGTTACTCAGACAGCTAGAAATATGGTAGTCAAGTTCGGTATGAGTGATGTAATAGGACCTATTCAGTTTGGAAACGATAGTGATGAAGTATTTATTGGACGAGACTGGGGTCATACAAGAAATTATGGAGAAAACATTGCAGGATTGATTGATAGCGAAATCAAGAAAATCGTTGATAATGCTTATAACGAAGCTATAAGGTTATTAAATGAAAATCTAGAAGTTATGCATAAAACAGTAAACTTACTATTTGAAAAAGAAAAAATATCTGGTGAAGAATTCGCTGGTTTATTTGATAAAGAATATAAGAAAACAGATAAACGTGATATTGATAAAGTAGTAGTGGGACCTGTTGAAAAACCATTATTGGATAATACAAATAATGAAAATAATGAAAACGAAAATAATGAATAA
- a CDS encoding asparaginase: MKKVALIFTGGTISMMVDERLKAAIPALSDKDIISKVSGIEKMAQIEVIHYGAYPGPHIVPNMMLDIARVTKELLDREDIAGVVITHGTDTLEETAYFLDLVIDSEKPVVITGSMRNGSELGYDGPANLAASICTVCSQESKNKGVLVVMNNQVNAADEVTKTHTLSLDTFQSMDFGPLGIVDSDQVIYYRDRKKASKIVTDTIENKVALVKAVAGLGSEFINYLVDNNYGGIVIEALGRGNVPPAMLEGIKRAIDLDIPIVIVSRCAKGRVLDSYGYKGGGRQLRDMGVILGDNLSGQKARIKLMIVLGITKDVGEVRQIFEKDLYKKI; encoded by the coding sequence ATGAAAAAAGTAGCATTGATTTTTACAGGGGGAACAATATCTATGATGGTAGATGAAAGGTTGAAAGCCGCTATACCGGCACTATCAGATAAGGATATAATATCAAAAGTATCAGGTATAGAAAAAATGGCACAGATTGAAGTTATTCATTATGGAGCTTATCCCGGACCTCATATTGTTCCAAATATGATGTTAGATATTGCAAGAGTCACTAAAGAACTTCTTGATAGAGAAGATATAGCAGGTGTAGTAATAACACATGGTACAGATACACTTGAAGAAACAGCATATTTTCTTGACCTCGTTATTGATTCAGAAAAGCCAGTTGTCATAACAGGTTCCATGCGTAATGGTTCCGAACTTGGATATGATGGTCCTGCCAATCTGGCAGCTTCTATATGTACTGTTTGCTCACAAGAGTCAAAGAATAAAGGTGTATTAGTAGTTATGAATAATCAAGTTAATGCAGCTGATGAAGTGACGAAGACCCACACATTAAGTCTTGATACATTTCAAAGTATGGATTTCGGTCCTCTTGGCATTGTAGATTCAGATCAAGTCATTTATTATAGAGACAGAAAGAAAGCTTCTAAAATTGTGACTGATACCATAGAAAACAAAGTTGCACTTGTAAAAGCGGTAGCTGGACTCGGTTCAGAATTCATTAACTATCTGGTTGATAATAATTATGGAGGTATTGTTATTGAAGCTCTAGGAAGGGGTAATGTACCACCTGCTATGTTAGAGGGTATTAAAAGAGCTATTGACTTAGATATTCCTATAGTCATAGTATCGAGATGTGCAAAAGGAAGAGTACTTGATTCATATGGATACAAAGGTGGAGGAAGACAATTAAGAGATATGGGGGTTATTTTAGGCGATAATCTATCAGGACAAAAAGCAAGAATCAAATTGATGATTGTGCTTGGAATAACTAAAGATGTAGGAGAGGTTAGGCAGATATTCGAAAAAGATTTATACAAAAAAATATAG
- a CDS encoding glycoside hydrolase family 13 protein has protein sequence MLHKTYEKLSKAQKLLIYIDYNKPILDERALFSDGTKEYREPSEPNVNETVKVRLRTKRDNVDKTFLIYEDNKIELQKEKSDELFDYYIGEIILRDKIIEYYFEINIGDFNCYYNKKGISREPNHHYNYRISPGFKTPDWAKGAVFYQIFVDRFYNGDESNDVVDDEYLYVEKLTRKINDWKQYPDADSVRDFYGGDIKGIIEKLDYLNDLGIDVIYLNPIFVSPSNHKYDTQDYDYVDPHFGVIVNDGGDVLDSSNPYNEYATKYIIRTTNKENLEASNKLLIELINEVHSRGMRIILDGVFNHCGSFNKWLDRENIYKNQDEYDIGAYESKDSPYNNFFHFHSKCEWPNNTNYDGWWGYETLPKLNYEGSEKLYDYIMDIGKKWISPPFNADGWRLDVAADLGYSKDFNHRFWRDFRKAVKSAKEDAIILAEHYDDYKDWLLGDQWDTIMNYDAFMEPVTWFLTGLEKHSDEYKEELLNNDRAFFDVMTHNMRSFLTSSLLTAMNELSNHDHSRFLTRTNHKIGRTNNVGPEKANENVNKGIMKEAVVIQMTWQGAPTIYYGDEAGQCGWTDPDNRRTYPWGNEDEELIRFHKEVIRIHKKYTALRTGCLKYLHSEWGIISYGRWNDSEKLVIAVNNNNENKTFNIPVWEIGVTDSCEMKQIILTTQEDITTEAKTFQVNQGKIELTLPMYSAIIISG, from the coding sequence ATGTTACATAAAACTTATGAAAAACTTTCTAAAGCACAGAAATTATTGATTTATATTGATTATAATAAACCAATATTAGATGAAAGAGCACTCTTTAGTGACGGTACCAAGGAATATAGAGAACCTTCGGAACCAAATGTCAATGAAACTGTAAAAGTAAGATTAAGAACCAAAAGAGATAATGTTGATAAAACTTTTCTTATATATGAAGATAATAAGATAGAATTACAAAAAGAAAAATCAGATGAATTATTTGATTATTATATTGGTGAGATTATACTTCGAGATAAAATTATAGAATATTATTTTGAAATAAATATTGGTGACTTTAATTGCTATTATAATAAAAAAGGTATTAGTCGTGAACCTAATCACCATTATAATTATAGAATATCACCGGGTTTTAAAACACCAGATTGGGCTAAGGGTGCAGTATTTTATCAGATATTCGTTGATAGATTTTATAATGGTGATGAAAGTAATGATGTTGTTGACGACGAATATCTATATGTTGAAAAACTAACAAGGAAGATTAATGATTGGAAACAATATCCAGATGCCGATAGTGTCAGAGATTTCTATGGCGGTGATATCAAAGGTATCATAGAAAAGCTAGACTATCTAAATGACCTTGGTATTGATGTAATATATCTGAATCCTATTTTTGTTTCTCCATCTAATCATAAATATGATACTCAAGACTATGACTATGTTGATCCTCATTTTGGTGTCATAGTCAATGATGGTGGAGACGTTCTAGATAGCAGTAATCCATATAATGAATACGCAACCAAATATATAATAAGAACTACGAATAAAGAAAACCTTGAAGCAAGTAATAAGTTATTGATAGAATTGATTAATGAAGTTCATTCCAGAGGTATGAGAATTATACTTGATGGAGTATTCAATCATTGCGGTTCCTTCAACAAGTGGCTTGATAGAGAAAACATATATAAAAATCAAGATGAATATGATATTGGAGCATATGAATCAAAAGACAGTCCATACAATAATTTTTTCCATTTCCATAGTAAATGTGAATGGCCCAATAATACTAATTATGATGGTTGGTGGGGTTATGAGACATTGCCAAAACTTAATTATGAAGGTTCAGAAAAACTATATGACTATATAATGGATATAGGTAAGAAATGGATTAGTCCTCCTTTCAATGCAGATGGTTGGAGATTGGATGTTGCGGCTGATCTTGGATATTCCAAAGATTTTAATCATAGATTCTGGAGAGACTTCAGAAAAGCAGTTAAATCCGCCAAAGAAGATGCGATCATTTTAGCTGAGCATTATGATGATTATAAGGATTGGCTGTTAGGTGACCAATGGGATACAATAATGAATTATGATGCTTTTATGGAGCCTGTTACTTGGTTTTTGACTGGACTTGAAAAACATAGTGATGAATATAAAGAAGAATTGCTTAATAACGATAGAGCTTTCTTTGATGTCATGACTCATAATATGAGAAGTTTCTTAACCAGTTCACTTCTCACAGCTATGAATGAACTATCTAACCATGATCATTCAAGGTTCTTGACGAGAACTAATCATAAGATAGGCAGAACCAATAATGTAGGACCTGAAAAAGCAAATGAAAATGTTAATAAAGGTATCATGAAAGAAGCAGTGGTAATTCAAATGACTTGGCAAGGAGCACCTACTATATACTATGGAGATGAGGCAGGTCAATGTGGATGGACAGATCCTGATAATAGGAGAACTTATCCATGGGGGAACGAGGATGAGGAATTAATACGGTTCCATAAAGAAGTAATTAGAATTCACAAAAAATATACTGCTCTAAGAACAGGTTGTCTAAAATATCTCCATAGTGAATGGGGAATTATCAGTTATGGAAGATGGAATGATTCGGAGAAGTTAGTAATAGCAGTTAATAATAATAACGAAAATAAGACTTTCAATATTCCTGTATGGGAAATAGGTGTTACGGATTCTTGTGAAATGAAACAGATTATTTTAACTACACAAGAAGATATCACTACAGAAGCCAAAACATTTCAAGTAAATCAAGGCAAAATAGAATTAACATTACCAATGTATAGTGCTATAATTATATCAGGTTAA
- a CDS encoding YaiI/YqxD family protein, whose amino-acid sequence MLVDGDACPVKNIIIKIAKEYNIPVDIFIDSSHIYENDYCNIIVIGKGKDAVDFALINRTNKNDIIITGDYGVATMALSKEASAIHPNGFIYTNDNINRLLMERHISGQARRSKKRYAKMKKRSIDHDMKFEYNFRKLILSESVNDINI is encoded by the coding sequence ATACTTGTTGATGGGGACGCTTGTCCTGTAAAAAATATCATCATAAAAATCGCTAAAGAGTATAACATACCTGTAGACATTTTTATTGATTCATCCCATATATATGAGAACGACTATTGTAATATTATAGTTATTGGTAAAGGAAAAGATGCTGTAGATTTTGCGTTAATCAATAGAACAAACAAAAACGATATTATTATTACTGGAGACTATGGTGTAGCAACTATGGCACTAAGTAAAGAAGCATCAGCTATCCATCCTAATGGTTTCATATATACAAACGATAATATTAATAGATTATTAATGGAAAGGCATATATCTGGGCAAGCTAGAAGGTCCAAAAAACGTTATGCTAAAATGAAAAAAAGAAGTATAGACCATGATATGAAATTCGAGTATAATTTTCGCAAATTAATCCTATCTGAATCAGTAAATGATATTAATATTTAA
- the hpt gene encoding hypoxanthine phosphoribosyltransferase — protein sequence MMHNIKTLISADELNARIKELGKQISEDYKGKEVHLICVLKGGVMFMVDLSKQIQDIPVTMDFMALSSYGNEVSSSGVVKIVKDLDESVEGKELIIVEDIIDSGRTLSYLVHILKDRKPNSIRVCTLLDKPDRRVIDVQVDYKGFEIPDKFVLGYGLDYMQRYRNLPYIGTMDS from the coding sequence ATGATGCATAATATAAAAACATTAATATCTGCCGATGAATTAAACGCAAGAATCAAAGAATTAGGTAAACAAATATCTGAGGACTACAAAGGTAAGGAAGTTCACTTGATTTGCGTTTTAAAGGGCGGAGTAATGTTTATGGTTGATTTATCAAAACAGATACAAGATATTCCTGTTACAATGGACTTTATGGCTCTTTCAAGCTATGGAAATGAAGTATCAAGCAGTGGGGTAGTAAAAATAGTAAAAGATCTTGATGAATCAGTTGAAGGAAAAGAATTAATAATCGTTGAAGACATTATAGATTCAGGTAGGACACTAAGTTATTTGGTACATATTCTAAAAGATAGGAAACCAAACAGTATAAGAGTATGTACATTGTTAGATAAGCCAGATAGAAGAGTGATCGATGTACAAGTTGATTACAAAGGATTTGAAATACCTGATAAATTTGTTTTAGGTTATGGACTTGATTATATGCAAAGATACCGTAATCTACCATATATCGGTACAATGGATAGTTAA